A single genomic interval of Alcaligenes sp. SDU_A2 harbors:
- a CDS encoding glycosyltransferase, translating to MKVLITDIHHGNGGGHVTYVLSLLREMAGRCQFTLAAPETGRLFREASRLSHVRVLPGLYTSRVFSAIPEIRNLRRFLKTERFDIAHCNGGADHRHVMLASLGLREAPAIVWTKHNTNKVDSFGHRMRARFGTQSAIAVCEFVEQQLQQSGYARAPIAVVRNGIDTTYLQPASATQRQEARQAFFGDLPDNALVFGSIGGTDLNKGWLLLVEAVSLLPPELRSRVRLLVAGDPPNQDMMARVRELNMQDSVHFPGLVADVRRVLAASDVGFVLSYREAASYASCETMAAGLPTLVSAAGGLPENVRDGQDGWVVPVGDVPALHAYLQQLLAGRFCLETLGRNARSRVEQEFSLSKFAADTEIVYRRARAYRQGHRRVVSAPL from the coding sequence TTGAAAGTACTTATTACCGATATCCATCATGGCAATGGCGGTGGACACGTGACGTATGTCCTGAGTCTGTTGCGGGAAATGGCCGGACGGTGCCAATTCACCCTGGCCGCGCCCGAGACCGGGCGGCTGTTTCGTGAAGCTTCGCGACTGTCGCACGTACGCGTTCTGCCGGGCTTGTATACATCGCGTGTGTTTTCTGCCATACCGGAAATTCGGAATTTACGTCGTTTTCTAAAAACGGAACGTTTTGACATTGCCCACTGCAATGGCGGTGCCGATCACCGGCATGTCATGCTTGCCAGCCTGGGGCTGCGCGAGGCACCGGCTATTGTCTGGACCAAGCACAATACCAATAAGGTGGATAGTTTTGGTCATCGCATGCGGGCGCGTTTTGGAACTCAATCCGCGATTGCCGTATGCGAATTTGTAGAACAGCAACTGCAACAGTCGGGCTATGCGCGTGCTCCTATTGCTGTCGTGCGTAACGGTATCGATACCACTTATTTGCAACCGGCTTCGGCGACGCAGCGGCAAGAGGCCAGGCAGGCATTTTTTGGCGATCTGCCCGACAATGCGCTGGTCTTTGGCAGCATAGGCGGAACAGACCTTAACAAAGGTTGGTTGCTGCTGGTGGAAGCGGTCAGCCTGCTGCCCCCCGAGTTGCGTAGCCGTGTGCGCTTGCTGGTCGCGGGCGACCCGCCTAATCAGGACATGATGGCGCGTGTGCGCGAACTGAATATGCAGGACTCGGTGCATTTTCCTGGTCTGGTGGCGGATGTGCGGCGTGTCCTGGCGGCGAGCGATGTGGGTTTTGTGTTGTCCTATCGGGAAGCCGCTTCGTACGCCAGTTGCGAAACCATGGCCGCCGGGCTGCCCACTTTGGTGTCGGCGGCGGGCGGTTTGCCGGAAAATGTGCGCGACGGGCAGGACGGCTGGGTAGTGCCAGTGGGGGATGTGCCGGCGTTGCACGCTTATCTGCAGCAGTTGCTGGCCGGTCGTTTTTGTCTGGAAACCCTGGGCCGCAATGCACGCAGTCGCGTCGAACAGGAGTTTTCCTTGTCTAAGTTCGCGGCCGATACCGAAATCGTCTATCGTCGGGCGCGGGCTTATCGGCAAGGGCATCGTCGGGTGGTTTCGGCACCGCTCTGA